Within the Flavobacterium sp. CG_23.5 genome, the region CAAAATACTTTTAACCTGAATGGTTTGATTTCCCTTTAATGTAGCTATCAAGTCGTCAATAGTATTGGCTTCAAAACCCAAACGATGCATTCCCGTATCGAGTTTGATATGGATAGGAAAATGTTTTAATTCCTTTTGTTCCGCGATCTTAAGAAAAGCGCGAAGTCCCTTCAAGCTATAAATTTCTGGTTCTAATTGATGTTGAATAATGGCAGGAAAACTGGTGTTTTCAGGATTCAGCACCATAATTGGCAAATGAATTCCCAGATTTTTCAATGAAATCCCTTCATCGGCGAAAGCCACACCCAAATAATCCACTTTGTGATGTTCCAATAATTTGGCAATTTCAAATCCTCCATTACCATATCCAAAAGCCTTAACCATTACCATCATTTTGGTTGTTGGTTTCAACTTCGATTTAAAGAAATTTAAATTATGACTGATTGAATTCAGATTAATTTCAAGAACCGTTTCATGCGTTTTCTCTTCTAATAGAGCCACAATCTCTTCAAATTGAAAAGTTCTTGCCCCTTTTATTAAAATGGTTTCATTATTGAAAATTAAATCGTCAAAATTAGCAATAAAATCTGCTGTATTTTTGAAAGTTAAACAGTTGGTGAATTTATTTTTGAATTCAGAAATAGTTTCACCAATCCCGATTACTCGACTAATTTTATTGGAAATAATTAATTCTGCAACTTTTGAATATAGTTCGGCATTAGAAAAACCACTTTGGAAAATATCAGATAAAATCACTGTTTTCTTTTGGTATTGCTTCTGGCTTTCGAGAAAATCCAAGGCTATTTTCAGTGATTGGAAATCGGAACTGTAACTGTCGTCAATAATACTGCAATTGTTGATTCCGTTCTTGACTTTCAAACGCATTTCAACTGGATATAATAATTCCATTCGATTTTGAATCGTTATTTGATCATATTCAAAATACAACAAAACCATCAAGCACGAAATCGCATTTTCAATAGAAGCTTCGTCTTGAAAAGGGATTTTTATTTCGAAATTTTCTTTCTCTTGACGGATATCTAAAATTGTTTTATCCAAAATAGATCTTTTTGTGATAAAAACATCGGCACTCTCCTCTTTTAAACTCCAAGTGAAAGTTACTTTATTTCCGTTTTTAAAATCCGCGAAATGTGGATCTACCATTTCGTTTTTCTGATAAATAACCACTTCAGAATCCTTGAAAAGAATGAGTTTCTCTGTTATTTTTTGTTCCAAATTTTCAAAACCTTCATCATGTGCAGAACCGATATTTGTTAAGATTCCGATCGTTGGCTTGATGATTTTTTCCAGTTTTCCCATCTCATAAAAAGTAGAAATACCTGCTTCAAAAATACCGAGATTATGCTGCTCATTAATCCCAAGTACGGATAAGGGAACA harbors:
- a CDS encoding bifunctional UDP-N-acetylmuramoyl-tripeptide:D-alanyl-D-alanine ligase/alanine racemase, which gives rise to MILKIQNIIPQIQAVFVDNNADATIDAVSIDSRSLQNGSQTLFFALVGPNNDAHLYIKNLILKGVQNFVVAHIPDDCAGNANFLVVENTLLALQQFAKYYRGLFDFPVIGLTGSNGKTIVKEWLNFLLSPDYNIIRSPKSYNSQVGVPLSVLGINEQHNLGIFEAGISTFYEMGKLEKIIKPTIGILTNIGSAHDEGFENLEQKITEKLILFKDSEVVIYQKNEMVDPHFADFKNGNKVTFTWSLKEESADVFITKRSILDKTILDIRQEKENFEIKIPFQDEASIENAISCLMVLLYFEYDQITIQNRMELLYPVEMRLKVKNGINNCSIIDDSYSSDFQSLKIALDFLESQKQYQKKTVILSDIFQSGFSNAELYSKVAELIISNKISRVIGIGETISEFKNKFTNCLTFKNTADFIANFDDLIFNNETILIKGARTFQFEEIVALLEEKTHETVLEINLNSISHNLNFFKSKLKPTTKMMVMVKAFGYGNGGFEIAKLLEHHKVDYLGVAFADEGISLKNLGIHLPIMVLNPENTSFPAIIQHQLEPEIYSLKGLRAFLKIAEQKELKHFPIHIKLDTGMHRLGFEANTIDDLIATLKGNQTIQVKSILSHMATSDDLEHKDFAQSQIDLFEKLSSKLMSELQIKPIRHILNTSGISNYPDSQYDMVRLGIGLYGVSNDNEEQKQLENVGTLKSIISQIRTIPAGDSVGYGRRFMAEKPTKIATIPIGYADGISRGWGNGVGFVTIKNSKATILGSVCMDMLMVDVNGIDCKEGDAVIIFGESPTVNEIAQKLNTIPYEILTSISQRVKRVFYRE